Genomic DNA from bacterium:
GAGTTCACCCTCGCCGCCTTGGCTTTCTGGTCGGCACTGAAGAAGGTGATCGCCTCGGGGTTGCCGAAGGCTTCGAGTGACATGACCGCTTGCACGGAGAGAGCGACCCCCTCCTTCTTCATCCGCTTGATCGTCGCCTCCGAAACCAGGAAGTTGTGTTCGATCACGCGAACACCGGCGTCGATGGCGCGGTTGACCGACGTGTCGTGGTAGGCGTGTGCCAGGACGTAGGTTCCATAGTCGCGGGCCACGCCGACGATCGCCTCCATCTCCTCCTGGCTGAACTGGACCATGTGGAGCGGGTCGAACTCGCTGGCAACGCCGCCTCCAGCCATGATCTTGATCTGAGTGGCGCCCTTCCGCAGGTTCTGGCGCGCCGCCTTGATGACCTCGGGGACGCCGTCGACGATGTGCGCGAAGCCGGCCGCTTCGAGGGTATCCACGGAGTGCATCGAGTCGGAAAAGTTTCCCGTGTCCCCGTGCCCGCCTGTCTGGCTCAAGAACCCTCCAGAGGGAAAGACCCTCGGACCGGCGAGGATCCCATTGTTGACCGCCTTCGCGACGCCGAGGATGTTGCACCCCGCGTCGCGCGCCGTCGTGAAGCCCTGATCGAGATAGTCGCCCATCGCATGCCCCACCCAGGCTCCTGCCGTCATCGCGTCATAACTGTCCCGGAACGCGAGCATTCCGTTCTGGATGCAGAGGTGGGAGTGCATGTCGATGAGGCCGGGCATCAGCGTGCGCCCACCGCCGTCGACCTTGAAGGCACCCTCGGCCTCGATCGTTCCGCTCGAGACCTTCTTGATCAGATTCCCCTCGACGAGCACGCTGGCGTTCTCGATGCGCGCCTCGTTGATGCCGTCGAAGACGTGCACGTTGGTGAACAGGACCTGGCGGGGCGCCTCGGCATCCTGGGCGATCGCAGGTACCGTCAGCAGCCAGGCCATGAGCAGTGCGCTGCATGCCTGGGTCAATTTCTTCGAGTGGTTCACGGGGTTCTCCTTGGAAAAGTGTTTTCGAGCATGGCCGTGCGCCTACAGCGCATAGCGGAGACGCAGGCCGAGGATGAACAGGGAGCTTTCGCTCGGATGCAGGGCCGGGTCGAGGACCAACTGCAGGCTGGGTGTGACCGCCAGCGCTCGGAAGATTTGCCAGCGGTAGAACACCTCGAAGGACCACTGGTCGTCGAGACCTGGGCCGAAGCCATCCTTGTTGGGCCGGCCCCAGTTGATGGCGGCCCCCAACTGGTCGCGGCCCTCGACGGCCTGGTAGCTGAAGCCTGCACTCACCGAGCGGTCGAGCAGGCTGCCTCCGTCCTGTGTCCAACCCGCGCGAAGGAAGGGCATCCACTTCTCCGCGAGGAGCTTCGAGGCCGAGAAGTTCGCGCCCCAACCGCTGGGTGTGGCCGCGCTGTCGCGCTCGTCGATGTGCCAGAAGGTCACGTGGACGTTTTCGGACATGAGTTGTTCCTGGGACGCGGTCCAGCCGAGCTCGAAGCTCGAGAAGTACTCATGGTCTTCGAAGAAGGTCTCGAAGCCCTCGAACGGGTCTTCCGGGTCGCCGTTGGCATCGCCGAACCCCGCGATGGCGTAGAGGTGGTCGGTGATCATCCCCG
This window encodes:
- a CDS encoding amidohydrolase family protein; translated protein: MAWLLTVPAIAQDAEAPRQVLFTNVHVFDGINEARIENASVLVEGNLIKKVSSGTIEAEGAFKVDGGGRTLMPGLIDMHSHLCIQNGMLAFRDSYDAMTAGAWVGHAMGDYLDQGFTTARDAGCNILGVAKAVNNGILAGPRVFPSGGFLSQTGGHGDTGNFSDSMHSVDTLEAAGFAHIVDGVPEVIKAARQNLRKGATQIKIMAGGGVASEFDPLHMVQFSQEEMEAIVGVARDYGTYVLAHAYHDTSVNRAIDAGVRVIEHNFLVSEATIKRMKKEGVALSVQAVMSLEAFGNPEAITFFSADQKAKAARVNSGATQMMKWAVKHDLIMVTGGDMFGPDLVRQADNILWFNDKIAQNPHLSLKSATSNAGEVLSWSGGMNPYKDGTIGTIVEGGYADIILVNGNPLEDLTAIKRDRVDFVMKDGLVYKNWLPDEEAPHFQPPGPKEGEITSGL